The genomic interval GCTCAGTCCCGCAACGGCACGCCCCTCGCGCGAAGGCAGGGTCGGGTAGTGCGCATCGACCCAGTCGGGCAGCTCCTGCGAAACGAAGGTCTCGAACTGCGACGAAGGGTTGATCGGACTGTCCCAGTACCAACTGTTCTCGCCGTCGGGGCAGACGAAGATCACGCCGAACTGCTCGGCCAGCGGCCGCAGGTCGGTGATCCGCTGCCAGGCCAGCTCGTCGCCGCTGTAACCGTGCAGCAGATAGACAACAGGCAGGCGCCGTACAGCCGCCTCGTCGGGCGTCACGACGACGGTGGGGATTTCACGCTGCATCTTCGGGCTGAAGACTTTGAGCGTGTCGATACCGGCCGCGGAGACCGCAGCCGAAGCGCAAAGGCACAAAAGGGTAAAAAGGTATCTCTTCATAACAACCATGATATTTTTCGGTCCATGCTTCGGCGAACGGCCTTCCGGATCGTCCGCCCCGGGAGGAATCCGACACGGTCCCGCCGCACCGGAAACGGCTGCCGGAAACCCGGCGGCACGCAGCGCATCCGCCACAAAAAGCGGGGCGCACCGCAGTACGCCCCGACCCCGTTATTTCTTCTCCGGCCGGGCGATGGTCTCGCGCATCGACGTGTCGGCCATGATATTTTTCATCTTGTAGTAATCCATGATGCCCAGGTTTCCGCTGCGGAACGCCTCGGCCATGGCCAGCGGGACCTCCGCCTCGGCCAGAATCACCTTGGCCCGGGCATCCTGCGCCTTGGCCTTGTTCTCCTGTTCGAGCGCCACGGCCATCGCACGCCGCTCCTCGGCCTTGGCCTGGGCGATGTTCTTGTCGGCCTGCGCCTGGTCCATCTGCAACTGCGCGCCGATGTTCTTGCCCACGTCTATATCGGCGATGTCGATCGAAAGGATCTCGAAAGCCGTCCCCGCATCGAGTCCCTTTTCGAGCACCACGCGCGAAATCGAATCGGGGTTCTCCAGCACGATCTTGTGCGACATGGCCGAACCGATCGACGAGACGATGCCTTCGCCCACGCGCGCCAGCACGGTCTCCTCGCCGGCACCGCCCACAAGCTGCTTGATATTGGCGCGCACCGTGACGCGGGCCTTGGCGATGAGCTGGATGCCGTCCTTGGCCACGGCGGCCACGGGAGGCGTGTTGATGACCTTCGGATTCACCGACATCTGCACGGCCTCGAACACGTCGCGGCCCGCCAGGTCGATGGCCGTCGCCATCTTGAAGTCGAGCATGATATTGGCCTTCTGGGCCGACACGAGGGCGTGCACCACGTTCGTCACGTTGCCGCCGGCCAGATAGTGCGCCTCCAGCTCGTTGGGGTTGAGCTCCAGCCCGGCCTTCGTGCTCTCGATCATCGACGAAACGATCGTCGAGGGCGGCACTTTGCGCCACCGCATCAGGATCAACTGCAACAGACTGATCCGCACGCCCGACACCAGCGCCGAAAACCACAGTCCCACCGGAATGAAATAGAAGACGAGCCATAGCGCGAGCAGGCTCACGAAGACGATCACGACGATCATTCCCATCTGAAAATCCATAAATGATAGAAGGTTATTGTTTGACGATTTTTACGACGACGCTGAAATTCTCGAATCCCACGACCTCGACCTCGCGCTGCGGATCGACATAGCCGACGGCCGACTTGGCCTCGTAGGCGCGGCCGCCGATCTCGACGCGGCCCATCGGCGAGAGGCGCGAAAGGGTCGTGCCCCGGTCGCCGATATGCAGCTCCTCGGCCGGAGAGACGGGCGTGCTCGACGAACGGATCTGCTGACGCAGGGAGAACCGCTGCCAGGTCTTGGCCCGCAGCGATACGACCGTCACCAGAAGCGACAGCAGGAGCACGGCGACGATCGCCGCGGCTCCGCCGCCCGTTCCGAAATCCCGGAACGCCAGCCAGACCGCGCAGCCGTCGCACAGCAGCGCCAGCGCCGCACCGACCGTGACGCCGGGCAGCAGGACCAGCTCGGCCACCAGAAACAGCAGCCCGAAGAAGATCAGCAGTATGATATAAAAGAGTTCCATCGTATTCGGATCGGTTATAAAGGTAAGGAATTTTTTCCGATTATTCCGCGACTTCCGCCACTTTTATTTCCAGCGCGGCGTCCGCCTGCCGCAACGCTTCGGCCAGCCGCTCGGCCACGGCGCGGTCTTCGAACGTCCCGACGACGAACAACTGCTGTCCGACGCGCGAGAGCTCGCGTCCCTCGGCCGTCCCGGCGATGACCTGTTTCACGGCTTCGGACAGCGCGTCCGTTCCCGTGATCTCGACCCGGTAAACCGCGGCCCCGGCTTCGGGCTCGCGCGACAGATTGCGGTACTCCCCGTCGGTCCACACGACCACCTCGGGGCGCACGAACCCGTGCCTGCGGAGCACGCCCTGCACCGAATCGGCCTCCTCGCGCGTAGCGAAGCCGCCCGTGTAATAGCACCACTTGCCCTCGTCGTTTACCAGATAGGAGAGCGGGTAGGCTCCCCGGAATGTCGCCACGGCACGCTTGGTGTTGAACGTTCCCAGCAGGATACGGTAGATCGTACCGCGCTCGTAAACCCGGCACTCGGGAATGGGATTCTTGTAACTGTATTTCGGCGTCTTGGTGAAGGTCACGCTGTCGAAATCGAGGAAGTAGCGTTCGGCGACCTCCACCTTCGGCAGCCGGAAGTCGATCGCCCCGAGCTGCCCGGCCACGCCGCGCAGCGAATCGGACGCCGCCTCCAGCCCCAGCACGTCGGCCACCGAGCGTTCGTAATCCACCAGGACGCGCTTGCGCAGGAAGTAGTCGGCCACGGCATCCGACGCCGTTTCCCCGCGCACGGCGGCCAGCTGCCGCATTGCCTTCGACAACGCCTCCTCCTCCCGGACGAGCGCCTGTTCCTGCCCCAGCCTGTCGAGCAGATAACCGTAGGCGTAGTTCTTGTTGTCGAAAATGTAGTTCCATACCCCGGAGAGCGAATCGGCCAAAATCCGGTTCACCCCCTGCAACGCCTCGTAACGGTCGAAAACCTCCTGCGCCTCGGCCTCGGTGCCGACCGCCGCATAGGTCTCGGCCAGTTGTTTCAGAGTGTCGTAATTGGCGAAATAACGGTTCACGTAATCCACGGCGACCATCTCCATGTCCTGCGCCCGGCGCAACGCCGCATAGTCCGCCGCCGGGAGCTGTTCGCCGAACCAGGGATTGCAGACGAGGTTGCGCACCTTGAGCGAATCGGGAATCGCCGCCGAGGTGCGGTGCGCCGCGCCGCCCGCACCTCCTGCGTCGAGATTGGAAAGCACCCACTCCTGCTCGATGGTGTTGATGCGGTCGATCAGCCGTCCCTTGGCGTTCCGGATCTCGAAAATCCGGTTCTCGAGCGCCAGAATCTCCTGCGAGTACTGCTGTCTCCGCTCGGGGTCCTCGCGCAGCAGCGTGCGCGTGCGTTCGACCACCCGCACGACGGAATCTTCGCGCGCCTGCAACAGCGCGTCCTCGCGCAGCAGAGACATGTACTCCCCGTTCTTCTCGAGCCCCGCGATGCGGGCCTTCACGTCGAGCTGCTGCGCCCCGAGGCTTCCCGCCGCGAAGAGCGCGCACAGCAATATGTACATTCTTAGGCACTTGGCTTTCATCATCTCCACCATTTTAGAAAAAACAACTGAATCAGGCCGAAAATCTCCAGACGGCCCAACAGCATCAGAAAAGCGTTGAAAAATTTGACGGCGGCCGGAATGCCGGCGTAATTGCCCAGCGAGTAAACCTCGCCGAAACCGGGTCCCACATTGCCCAGGCAGGCCACTGTTCCCGAGAATCCGGTCAGCAGGTCCACGCCGCACAACGCGCTGAACACCGTCCCCGACAGGATGGCCAGCATGTAGGTCACGATGAAAATCATCACGCCGTGGATCACCCCGTCCTCCTGAAGCATGCCGTCGAGCTTGATGCGGATCACGGCGTTGGGATGCTGCTGACGCTGTAGTTGCGTGCGGATCATCTTTCCGGCCAGCACGAGCCGGTTTACCTTCATGCCGCCGGTGGTCGATCCGGCGCAGGCGCAGACGATCGAGCCGAACATGAGCAGGATCACGGCGAACGGCGGCCAGACGTTCGAATCGGCCGAGGCGAAACCCGTCGTGGTCATCAGCGAAAAGAACTGGAAGGCCGCATGACGGAACGAGGAGGTCAGCGTAGGGTAGATATCCGCGGCGTAGAGACTCACGGCGATCAGCACGCTGCATCCGAGCAGAATGCCCACGTACCAGCGTGTCACCTCCGAACGGAAAAGATTGTTGCGTTTGCCGGTGACCGTCGCGTAGATCAGGCCGAAGTGCATACCGGCAATGCCCATCGTCAGGATGAGCACCGTCTCGATCAGCGGGCTGTCGAAATAGGCCACGCTGGCGTTCTTGGTCGAGAATCCGCTCGTGGCGCAGGCCGACATGGCGTGACACAGGGCGTCGAACCAGTTCATGCCCGAGAGTTTGAGCATCACGGTCGAGATCGCCGTCAGCCCCACATAGACCACCAGCAGCACATGGACGATCATCTGCGCCCGGTAACGGTAGTTGTCGCGCGCCAGCGACGACATCTCCACGTTCGAAAGGGTCATCTTGCTGCGGCCCATCGTCGGCAGCACCACCAGCGCGAACATCACCACGCCCATACCGCCGATCCACGTCGTAGAGAAGCGCCAGAACTGCAACCCGCGCGGCAGCGCCTCCACATCGGTAAGCACCGACGCCCCGGTGGTCGTGAATCCCGAGACGCTCTCGAACCACGCGTTCACCAGGCTGAACTCGCCGCCCCAGATCAGGTAGGGGAACATCCCCACCACGCAGGCCACGAGCCACGCCCCCACGACGATGCAGAACCCCTCCTTGTTGGATATCTGGTCGCGCTTGCCGACGAAGATCAGCGGAAAAGCCCCCAGCAGGATCGTCAGCAGCGCCGAGAGCAGCAGGGGATAGAACGACGAGTCCATGCCGCTGACACAGGAGATGCCCGCCGAGAGCAGCATGAACGCCGCGATGAAGAGCAGCACGATTCCGACATACCGAAAAACCACGTCTATCCGCATCCCGATCCCCCTATTTGGCTTGTTTCGTCAGATTGATCAGCGCCTCGATCTTCTCCCGCAGCGAAAGCATCTCGTCCTTGAACTCGCCTTTCACCGCAAAGGGCATCCTGAAGGAGAGGTAGTCGTCCAGCCCCTTGTCCATCCGTTCGACCGGCCGGACACAGTAGACCAAAATGAAATAGTAGAGCATCAGCACGATGGCGATCATCACCGCAAGCGATATGAGCACCGGCGTCACGGCCCGGTAAGCGTTCGTCTTCATCTGCTCGGCGCGCGGAGCCAGCGAACTCTGCGTCGAGGTCATGTAATAGTTGATGGCCGAAACCAGCCGGTCGTAGTAAGCCCCGTATTCGGTCCGGTACCACCTTGCACCGAGCGAATCGGCCCCGCGGACGGCCAGCGAATCGGTCCTCCGTGCCGCATCGGAAGCCAGGAACCTGTCCGTAAGCAGGCGCAGCCCGGTCGTGGCGAAGGCCAGCGAATCGAGCGCCGACCGGTCCGCAGCCTCCTTCTGCGCCGCGAGCAGCACCTCTTCGAGCCGTTCCAGTCCGGCACGGCACAGGCTGTCGTACGACCGGTCGCCGAACACGGCGCGGCGGGCCATCGCCCCGCTCTGCCCGTGCACGGCGTCGAGCATCTCCCGCGCCAGACGGATGCTGCGCTGGTTGGCGCCGAGAATCTCGTCCGTATCGCGGCTCAGACGGCTCAGTTCGAGGAACGACACCATGCCCGAAAAGAAGAGCAGGCAGACGATACTCAGAAATCCGGCCGTCACCCGTTTGCGCATACCCGTCATACTTTAGCTTTATCCGATTTACGTTTTCGCAAATATAGTGAATTAATCCAGAATTTCACCCCTCAGGTCGCAAGATTCGTCCATCTTCCCGAGCCGCACGCGGCAGATCGTATTGATCCGCGACCGGTCGTAGGGAGCCTTCACCCGGCGGTAGTTGCCCGTGTAGCCGAACATCATGCCACCGCGCATCGTGCTTTCGAACAGCACCGTGTCCTCCGTGCCTTCGGCCCGTGCGCAGAAGGCGCCGTGCAGCCGGGCGCACAGCGCCTCCAACTCCCCGACACGGCGCGTGGCGACCGACGCCTGCACCTTGCCGGGCAGACCGACCGCCGGTGTCCCGGGGCGTTCCGAGAAGGGAAAGATATGCAGGTAGGCCGGTTCGAGCCCTTCGAGCAGTTCGTACGTGGCACGGAAATCGGCCTCCGTCTCGCCCGGAAACCCCACGATCACGTCGATCCCGATGAAGGCATCGGGCATCGCCCGCCGCACGGCCGCGATGCGTTCGGCGAAGCGCGCAGCCGTATAGCGGCGGCGCATCAGGTGCAGAATGCGGTCGGAACCGCTCTGGAGCGGAATGTGGAAGTGGTGCATGAAGCGGGGCGACGAGGCGCAGAAGGCGATGATCTCGTCGGTGAGCAGGTTCGGCTCGATCGACGAGATGCGGTAACGTTCGATTCCTTCCACGGCGTCGAGCGCCCGCAGCAGGTCGATGAACCGCTCGCCCGTCGTGCGGCCGAAATCCCCCGTGTTGATTCCCGTGAGGACGATCTCCTTCTGTCCGGCCGCGGCGATCTGGCGCGCCTCGCGCACCAGATCGGCCACGGGCATGTTGCGGCTCGACCCGCGGGCGTAGTGGATCGTGCAGTAGGAACAGCAGTAGTCGCAGCCGTCCTGCACCTTGAGGAAGGCGCGCGTGCGGTCGCCGCTCGAAAAGGCGGCGAAGAACGACGTGAGCTGCTCCGTGTCGCAACTGTAAATCCGCGCCCGGCCCTTTCCGGACAGCTCGGCCACACGTTTGAACAGATCGCATTTGTCGTTGTTGCCCAGCACGATGTCCACGCCTTCGATCGCGGCGATCTCCTGCGGTCTGAGCTGCGCGTAGCAGCCCGTCACGGCAATGATCGCCTGCGGATTGCGGCGGTGGAGCCTGCGGATCAGATTGCGGCATTTCTTGTCGGCGTGCTCCGTCACGGAGCAGCTGTTGATGACGCATATATCGGCCTCGGCCGAAGGGGCCACACGCACGAAGCCGCCGCGCTCGAACTCCCGGGCCAGAGTGGAGGTCTCCGAGAAGTTGAGCTTGCAGCCGAGCGTATGGAAACTGACTCTTCCGGATTGCATACGATAGCTGTTTTTCCCGGCACGAAAATACGAATTATGTCCGAAAGGAGGCCTCATTTCGGAGAAAAAAGCGTAAATTTGCGCGCAATCGGGAAGAGGGAACATGGAATTTTTCAGCGATCTGATCCACTACGGCTACCTGCTCAACGCCCTGACGGCATGCGTGCTTTCGGGCATCGCGTGCGGCATCGTCGGCACGTACGTCGTATGCCGCCGCATGGTCTTCCTCGCCGGCGGCATCACGCACGCCTCGTTCGGCGGGCTGGGCATCGCCTTCTGGCTCGGGGCCGACCCCATCGGCGGGGCGCTCCTGTTCGCCGTGCTCTCGGCGCTGGGCATCGAGTGGGCCGGCAGCCGCGGACGCATCCGCGAGGATTCGGCCATCGGCATCATCTGGTCGGTGGGCATGGCCGTCGGCGCGCTGTTCATGAGCCTGCGTCCGGGCTACACGTCGGGCGATCTGGCGGCCTATCTGTTCGGCAGCATCGTGACCGTCACGCGCGGCGACGTGCTGGCGCTGGCGTGGCTCACGCTCCTCATCCTGCTCGGCGCGCTGCTCTGGCTGCGCCCCGTCATGTACGTCGCCTTCGACCGCGAATTCGCCCGCAGCCGGGGCATTCCGACCCGGACGATCTCGTACCTCATGGCGGCGCTCGCGGCCGCCACGATCGTCCTCTCGATCCGCATCATGGGCATCGTGCTGCTCATCTCGCTGCTGACGATTCCCGTCGCGATCGTCAATGCCTTTTCGCGGTCGTACCGGACCATCGCCCTCGCGGCGCCGGCCGTGGCCGTGGCGGGCAACGTCGCGGGGCTCGTCGTCAGCTACAATTTCGAAGTTCCGCCCGGCGCGGCCATAATATTTACCCTCACGCTTACGCTTATTATGGCAAAACTATTAACTTTGCGCAGGAAAAAACCGCGACCCGCCGCATGAAAACCATTCACAAGCTCGTCCTGAAGGCATATCTCGGGCCTATGGTGCTCACGTTCTTCATCGTCATGTTCGTGCTGATGATGAACATCGTGTGGCGCTATATCGACGAGCTGGTGGGCAAGGGACTGAGCGCGGGCATCATCATCGAGCTGATGACTTATTTCATGGCCAACATGATCCCGATGGGACTGCCGCTCTCGATGCTGCTCGCAGCCATCATGACGATGGGCAACCTGGGCGAGAACTACGAGCTGCTGGCGATGAAATCGGCGGGCATGTCGCTCGTGAAGATCACCAAGCCGCTCATCATTCTGGTCAGCATCGTCTCGGTGGGCAGTTTCTTCATCGGCAACGACCTCGTTCCGAGCGCCAACAAGAAACTCTACAGCACGCTCTACGACATCCGCCAGCAGAAGCAGGCGCTGGAGTTCCAGGACGGGCTGTTCTTCAACGGCATCGACAACATGTCGATCCGCGTCAGCCACCAGGAACCCGACACGCACCTGCTGCACAACGTGCTAATATACGACAACCGCGCGGCCAACAACAACATGAACACCATTCTGGCCGACTCGGGCTATATCCGCCTGTCGGACGACAAGCGGTTCCTGCTGGTGACGCTCTTCCACGGCGAGACCTACGAGCAGACCCGCAATTCGCAATGGTTCACCAAGAGCGCGCTGCGCCACCACATCTTCGACCTGCAGAAGCAGGTCATTCCGATGGAGGGCTTCGCCATGGAGCGCACCGACGCCGACCTGTTCAACAACAGCAGCACCAAGGACATCAGCGACCTGTCGCACGACATCGACTCGCTCGAGGTGAAGGTCAATGCCGCGACGACCACCTCCTACGAACCGCTGCTCAAAGAGCAGATCTTCGTGCGCGACAACTCCGTGCTGCCGCAGCCCGACAGCCTGCGCGTGGACAAAAGCGGCTACCGCGATCTCGCGGCCGCCGATTCCGTCGCCCGGCTGCCGATGCGCGAGAAGGACAAGGTGTGGAACCTCGCGCGGACGCTGGCCAAAAGTTCGCGCAACACCTTCTCGTCGTTCGACGAATCGACGGCAAAGGAGGCGCTCAACCAGCTCTACCGCTCGAAGGTCGAATGGCACAAGAAGCTCTCCCTGCCGGTGTCGATCCTCATTTTCTTCCTGATCGGCGCCCCGTTGGGAGCCATCATCCGCCGCGGCGGTCTGGGACTTCCCGTGGTGGTCTCGGTCATCTTCTTCGTGATCTACTACATCATCAGCCTCACGGGCGAGAAGCTGGCCAAGGAAGGCAATTGGGAGGCCATCTACGGCGTCTGGCTCTCGACCTTCATTCTGACGCCGATCGCCGTTTACCTCACATGGAAGGCCACGAACGATTCGGCGCTGCTCGACACCGACTGGTACGCCGGACGGATCAAGGCCCTGCGGGATCGGATCGCCCCGGCGGCGGCCCGGCTGACCGACAAATTGAAATTCAGAATCAGAAATAGACATGG from Alistipes dispar carries:
- a CDS encoding metal ABC transporter permease, with translation MEFFSDLIHYGYLLNALTACVLSGIACGIVGTYVVCRRMVFLAGGITHASFGGLGIAFWLGADPIGGALLFAVLSALGIEWAGSRGRIREDSAIGIIWSVGMAVGALFMSLRPGYTSGDLAAYLFGSIVTVTRGDVLALAWLTLLILLGALLWLRPVMYVAFDREFARSRGIPTRTISYLMAALAAATIVLSIRIMGIVLLISLLTIPVAIVNAFSRSYRTIALAAPAVAVAGNVAGLVVSYNFEVPPGAAIIFTLTLTLIMAKLLTLRRKKPRPAA
- a CDS encoding NfeD family protein, with the translated sequence MELFYIILLIFFGLLFLVAELVLLPGVTVGAALALLCDGCAVWLAFRDFGTGGGAAAIVAVLLLSLLVTVVSLRAKTWQRFSLRQQIRSSSTPVSPAEELHIGDRGTTLSRLSPMGRVEIGGRAYEAKSAVGYVDPQREVEVVGFENFSVVVKIVKQ
- the floA gene encoding flotillin-like protein FloA (flotillin-like protein involved in membrane lipid rafts) codes for the protein MDFQMGMIVVIVFVSLLALWLVFYFIPVGLWFSALVSGVRISLLQLILMRWRKVPPSTIVSSMIESTKAGLELNPNELEAHYLAGGNVTNVVHALVSAQKANIMLDFKMATAIDLAGRDVFEAVQMSVNPKVINTPPVAAVAKDGIQLIAKARVTVRANIKQLVGGAGEETVLARVGEGIVSSIGSAMSHKIVLENPDSISRVVLEKGLDAGTAFEILSIDIADIDVGKNIGAQLQMDQAQADKNIAQAKAEERRAMAVALEQENKAKAQDARAKVILAEAEVPLAMAEAFRSGNLGIMDYYKMKNIMADTSMRETIARPEKK
- a CDS encoding SPOR domain-containing protein, producing the protein MYILLCALFAAGSLGAQQLDVKARIAGLEKNGEYMSLLREDALLQAREDSVVRVVERTRTLLREDPERRQQYSQEILALENRIFEIRNAKGRLIDRINTIEQEWVLSNLDAGGAGGAAHRTSAAIPDSLKVRNLVCNPWFGEQLPAADYAALRRAQDMEMVAVDYVNRYFANYDTLKQLAETYAAVGTEAEAQEVFDRYEALQGVNRILADSLSGVWNYIFDNKNYAYGYLLDRLGQEQALVREEEALSKAMRQLAAVRGETASDAVADYFLRKRVLVDYERSVADVLGLEAASDSLRGVAGQLGAIDFRLPKVEVAERYFLDFDSVTFTKTPKYSYKNPIPECRVYERGTIYRILLGTFNTKRAVATFRGAYPLSYLVNDEGKWCYYTGGFATREEADSVQGVLRRHGFVRPEVVVWTDGEYRNLSREPEAGAAVYRVEITGTDALSEAVKQVIAGTAEGRELSRVGQQLFVVGTFEDRAVAERLAEALRQADAALEIKVAEVAE
- a CDS encoding alpha/beta hydrolase translates to MKRYLFTLLCLCASAAVSAAGIDTLKVFSPKMQREIPTVVVTPDEAAVRRLPVVYLLHGYSGDELAWQRITDLRPLAEQFGVIFVCPDGENSWYWDSPINPSSQFETFVSQELPDWVDAHYPTLPSREGRAVAGLSMGGHGALWTAVRHKDRFGAVGSVSGGVDIRPFPDSWEMKAQLGEERENQARWDAHTVINAVDSLRDGELAIFVDCGYDDFFYGVNVALHEKLLRQGVGHDFLTRPGAHTGEYWGSSLPHQLLFFRSYFDRAGK
- a CDS encoding LptF/LptG family permease — translated: MKTIHKLVLKAYLGPMVLTFFIVMFVLMMNIVWRYIDELVGKGLSAGIIIELMTYFMANMIPMGLPLSMLLAAIMTMGNLGENYELLAMKSAGMSLVKITKPLIILVSIVSVGSFFIGNDLVPSANKKLYSTLYDIRQQKQALEFQDGLFFNGIDNMSIRVSHQEPDTHLLHNVLIYDNRAANNNMNTILADSGYIRLSDDKRFLLVTLFHGETYEQTRNSQWFTKSALRHHIFDLQKQVIPMEGFAMERTDADLFNNSSTKDISDLSHDIDSLEVKVNAATTTSYEPLLKEQIFVRDNSVLPQPDSLRVDKSGYRDLAAADSVARLPMREKDKVWNLARTLAKSSRNTFSSFDESTAKEALNQLYRSKVEWHKKLSLPVSILIFFLIGAPLGAIIRRGGLGLPVVVSVIFFVIYYIISLTGEKLAKEGNWEAIYGVWLSTFILTPIAVYLTWKATNDSALLDTDWYAGRIKALRDRIAPAAARLTDKLKFRIRNRHGKANDAQ
- a CDS encoding TrkH family potassium uptake protein — protein: MRIDVVFRYVGIVLLFIAAFMLLSAGISCVSGMDSSFYPLLLSALLTILLGAFPLIFVGKRDQISNKEGFCIVVGAWLVACVVGMFPYLIWGGEFSLVNAWFESVSGFTTTGASVLTDVEALPRGLQFWRFSTTWIGGMGVVMFALVVLPTMGRSKMTLSNVEMSSLARDNYRYRAQMIVHVLLVVYVGLTAISTVMLKLSGMNWFDALCHAMSACATSGFSTKNASVAYFDSPLIETVLILTMGIAGMHFGLIYATVTGKRNNLFRSEVTRWYVGILLGCSVLIAVSLYAADIYPTLTSSFRHAAFQFFSLMTTTGFASADSNVWPPFAVILLMFGSIVCACAGSTTGGMKVNRLVLAGKMIRTQLQRQQHPNAVIRIKLDGMLQEDGVIHGVMIFIVTYMLAILSGTVFSALCGVDLLTGFSGTVACLGNVGPGFGEVYSLGNYAGIPAAVKFFNAFLMLLGRLEIFGLIQLFFLKWWR
- the mtaB gene encoding tRNA (N(6)-L-threonylcarbamoyladenosine(37)-C(2))-methylthiotransferase MtaB yields the protein MQSGRVSFHTLGCKLNFSETSTLAREFERGGFVRVAPSAEADICVINSCSVTEHADKKCRNLIRRLHRRNPQAIIAVTGCYAQLRPQEIAAIEGVDIVLGNNDKCDLFKRVAELSGKGRARIYSCDTEQLTSFFAAFSSGDRTRAFLKVQDGCDYCCSYCTIHYARGSSRNMPVADLVREARQIAAAGQKEIVLTGINTGDFGRTTGERFIDLLRALDAVEGIERYRISSIEPNLLTDEIIAFCASSPRFMHHFHIPLQSGSDRILHLMRRRYTAARFAERIAAVRRAMPDAFIGIDVIVGFPGETEADFRATYELLEGLEPAYLHIFPFSERPGTPAVGLPGKVQASVATRRVGELEALCARLHGAFCARAEGTEDTVLFESTMRGGMMFGYTGNYRRVKAPYDRSRINTICRVRLGKMDESCDLRGEILD